In Oikeobacillus pervagus, a genomic segment contains:
- the motB gene encoding flagellar motor protein MotB, which yields MAKRRKKKRDNGHMGEDWLLPYADLLTLLLALFIVLFAMSSVDAQKFQALSAVFNQTFQGGTGVLDEPLLHNLPRTKKRKDQESQDQKELKEVQTKISSYIQEKNLESKIGTSLTSEGLLLTIRDNVLFDSGEAEVRIQDIEIAKEISSLLEMDPPRSIIISGHTDNQPINTSQFNSNWELSAMRAVNFMKIVLQNEKLDPRLFSAKGYGEYQPVSQNDTSEGRAQNRRVEVLIMENHTQYESEKAK from the coding sequence ATGGCGAAGCGTAGGAAGAAAAAGCGTGATAACGGACATATGGGGGAGGATTGGCTTCTTCCATATGCTGACTTACTGACATTACTTCTTGCCTTATTTATCGTGTTATTTGCGATGAGTTCAGTAGATGCGCAGAAGTTCCAGGCTCTTTCTGCGGTATTTAACCAAACTTTTCAAGGAGGAACGGGTGTATTAGATGAACCGCTCCTTCATAATTTGCCCAGAACTAAAAAACGGAAAGATCAAGAAAGTCAAGATCAAAAAGAATTAAAGGAAGTTCAAACGAAGATTTCCTCCTACATACAAGAAAAAAACTTAGAGTCCAAAATTGGCACGTCATTAACCAGTGAAGGACTACTATTAACGATACGAGATAATGTCTTATTTGATTCTGGGGAGGCAGAGGTTCGTATACAAGATATTGAAATCGCTAAGGAAATTTCGTCATTACTTGAGATGGACCCACCCCGAAGTATTATCATTAGTGGGCATACGGATAATCAGCCGATTAATACGTCACAATTTAATTCCAATTGGGAATTAAGTGCGATGAGAGCTGTAAATTTTATGAAGATTGTATTGCAAAATGAAAAATTAGATCCAAGACTGTTTAGTGCGAAAGGATATGGAGAATATCAACCCGTTTCCCAAAATGACACGTCAGAAGGAAGGGCCCAAAACCGAAGAGTAGAAGTCCTCATCATGGAAAATCATACACAATATGAGAGTGAAAAAGCGAAATAA